In Oncorhynchus clarkii lewisi isolate Uvic-CL-2024 chromosome 2, UVic_Ocla_1.0, whole genome shotgun sequence, one DNA window encodes the following:
- the LOC139419683 gene encoding potassium channel subfamily K member 5-like: protein MSDKGPVLTSGIIFYLSIGAAIFQILEEPNWKLAKSEYSRQKENILKTYPCLTKEDLNYILGVVSDAAGQGVTITGENTYNNWDWTNSVVFAATIVTTIGYGNVAPKTAGGRIFCILYGLCGIPLCLTWISELGSFFGDRAKRLGQVLVLKGLSVKKVQLICTAIFLLWGLLVHLVIPPFVFMSLEGWSYLEGFYFSFITLTTVGFGDYVAGINPNIDYPRLYRVFAEVWIYMGLAWLSLFFSWNVHMVVSAHKVLKKRRQRHRMDHLDHRWQLEKDDIHSPRRLPTAVDIFNFLSEKHEDYSTAIRQIGAAAKPKPKMEFKELSRSKSCSDILGTNIQTLEHSPRRLRRHLSISHNMLLSSFGMGEEGQRLIEDDPVFMKDPVFEENCLDRDTRAKAVYVSNSKENLNPADLGPNINKEENVQNQDGGENRFTVSKVVEGDSGEENDEKG, encoded by the exons ATGTCTGATAAGGGTCCTGTATTAACGTCAGGTATCATTTTTTACCTATCGATCGGGGCAGCAATATTTCAAATACTTGAAGAACCCAATTGGAAACTGGCCAAATCCGAATATTCCCGTCAAAAGGAAAACATTCTTAAAACATATCCGTGCTTGACTAAAGAAGATCTGAACTATATTTTGGGG GTGGTGTCAGACGCTGCTGGACAAGGTGTGACCATCACTGGAGAGAATACCTACAACAACTGGGACTGGACCAATTCAGTTGTCTTTGCTGCCACTATTGTCACTACCATAG GTTATGGTAATGTTGCCCCAAAGACGGCTGGCGGCCGTATATTCTGCATCCTGTATGGCCTGTGTGGGATCCCTCTCTGCCTCACCTGGATTAGTGAGCTGGGCTCGTTCTTCGGAGACAGAGCCAAGCGCCTGGGACAGGTCCTGGTACTCAAAGGCCTTAGTGTG AAAAAGGTCCAGTTGATCTGCACGGCCATCTTCCTCCTGTGGGGTCTGCTGGTACACCTGGTGATCCCCCCGTTTGTGTTCATGTCCCTGGAGGGATGGTCGTACCTGGAGGGCTTCTACTTCTCCTTCATCACCCTCACCACTGTCGGCTTCGGGGACTACGTCGCAG GTATCAAtccaaacatagactacccaagGCTGTACCGGGTGTTTGCAGAGGTGTGGATATACATGGGTCTGGCCTGGCTGTCTCTTTTCTTCAGCTGGAACGTCCACATGGTGGTGTCGGCTCACAAGGTCCTGAAGAAGAGAAGGCAGAGACACAGGATGGACCACCTGGACCATCGATGGCAGCTCGAGAAGGACGACATCCACAGCCCTCGCCGCCTCCCCACCGCCGTCGACATCTTCAACTTCCTGTCTGAGAAGCATGAGGACTACAGCACCGCCATCAGGCAGATTGGCGCTGCCGCGAAGCCGAAGCCGAAGATGGAATTCAAGGAGTTGAGTCGTTCAAAGAGCTGTAGTGACATCCTGGGGACGAATATCCAAACCCTGGAGCATTCCCCACGCCGCCTGAGGCGCCACCTCAGCATCAGTCACAATATGTTACTAAGCAGCTttgggatgggagaggaggggcagaggCTTATCGAGGATGACCCTGTCTTTATGAAAGACCCTGTGTTTGAGGAGAACTGTCTGGATAGGGACACTAGAGCGAAGGCTGTTTATGTGTCCAACTCAAAAGAGAACCTAAACCCCGCCGATCTAGGTCCTAACATCAACAAAGAGGAGAATGTTCAGAATCAAGATGGTGGAGAGAATAGGTTTACTGTATCAAAGGTAGTGGAGGGGGATTCGGGAGAGGAGAATGATGAGAAAGGCTGA